The following proteins come from a genomic window of Sesamum indicum cultivar Zhongzhi No. 13 linkage group LG10, S_indicum_v1.0, whole genome shotgun sequence:
- the LOC105171286 gene encoding putative UPF0481 protein At3g02645 isoform X1, translating to MAGQNLDRNSILIDIKGELDELPSRYSRPSIFKVDDYLRSGGWDNVYDPEIVAIGPYHHAKTHLKYMELHKLRYLKRLLDRRNENQADRYIDAVMGMEERARKCYAGSIDLSKNDFVKLMVRDGCFLIELLRYHGLKNLRDPDDPILQERTLSQLRHDIVLVENQLPFFVLNQLFNMTKGEDPNDDIISLTLLFVKGMFLNLSAPVGSLQIKKIDHLFGLIHDVWVLPFVKTIPQANTGKNNQASAVEWDNINSASGLREAGIKFKKAKDYTSLMDIKFVGGVLRIPQLNIYYETESQFRNLVAYEQYLPDGEPRFVSDYTFFLHCLINTPDDVELLRRRGIIGNCLGNDEEVSLMFNRLGKSILTSSKFSYSQTFADVNRHYRRRTKKWLANLWRDYFNSPWSILKFLAAVALLALTFLQTFYTVYSYYHPKTNSNGSPSRS from the coding sequence ATGGCAGGGCAGAATCTTGATCGGAATAGCATCCTTATTGATATCAAAGGGGAGCTTGATGAATTGCCTTCTAGATATTCAAGACCCTCTATCTTCAAAGTTGATGATTATTTACGGAGTGGTGGATGGGACAACGTTTATGATCCAGAAATAGTTGCCATTGGTCCTTATCATCATGCGAAAACTCACTTGAAATATATGGAACTGCACAAGCTAAGATACCTCAAGCGCCTTCTTGACCGCAGAAATGAGAATCAGGCTGATCGTTACATCGACGCTGTGATGGGCATGGAAGAAAGGGCGCGGAAATGCTATGCCGGTAGTATTGATCTCagtaaaaatgattttgttaaattgatGGTACGTGATGGATGCTTTCTTATTGAGTTACTTCGCTATCATGGCCTGAAGAATCTAAGAGACCCCGATGACCCCATATTACAAGAAAGAACCCTAAGTCAGTTGCGGCACGACATTGTTTTAGTTGAGAACCAACTTCCATTCTTTGTCCTGAATCAGCTGTTCAACATGACCAAAGGTGAAGATCCAAATGATGATATAATTAGTCTTACTTTGCTTTTTGTCAAAGGTATGTTTCTGAACTTGTCGGCTCCAGTGGGGAGCttacaaatcaagaaaattgatcACTTGTTTGGTCTAATACATGATGTTTGGGTTCTGCCTTTCGTCAAGACAATCCCACAAGCAAATACTGGGAAGAACAATCAGGCTTCTGCTGTCGAGTGGGACAATATAAATTCTGCCTCGGGTCTTCGAGAGGCAGGAATCAAGTTCAAGAAGGCCAAAGACTACACTAGCTTGATGGATATTAAGTTTGTTGGTGGTGTGCTAAGAATTCCAcagttgaatatatattatgagaCAGAATCCCAGTTCAGAAACCTCGTGGCGTATGAACAGTACCTTCCTGATGGGGAACCAAGATTTGTCTCAGACTATACCTTCTTTCTGCATTGTCTTATTAACACCCCAGACGATGTCGAGTTGCTGCGACGTCGTGGAATCATTGGAAACTGTTTGGGGAATGATGAAGAGGTTTCCCTAATGTTTAATCGTCTTGGGAAAAGTATCCTCACCTCTTCTAAATTCAGTTACTCGCAAACTTTTGCTGATGTGAACAGGCATTATCGTCGTCGTACTAAGAAATGGCTGGCAAACTTGTGGAGGGATTACTTCAATAGCCCATGGTCGATCCTAAAGTTTCTAGCCGCTGTTGCACTATTGGCTCTTACTTTCTTGCAAACATTTTACACTGTTTATTCATATTACCATCCCAAAACAAATTCCAACGGTTCTCCCTCTCGATCTTAA
- the LOC105171286 gene encoding uncharacterized protein LOC105171286 isoform X2 has translation MDSSGIKNDSAASRRALQLYCRRNAQEEHENQGLWLADYGGNPNLQVYNSSPLKQRSTRKELVSLETTPDLVYSFGEVV, from the exons atggatAGTAGTGGAATCAAGAATGATAGTGCAGCTAGCAGGCGTGCTCTTCAACTGTACTGCCGACGGAACGCCCAAG AGGAACATGAAAATCAGGGTCTATGGCTGGCTGATTATGGGGGTAATCCCAATCTACAAGTGTATAATTCTTCCCCTCTGAAACAG AGGAGTACCCGTAAGGAGCTTGTGTCCTTGGAAACTACGCCAG ATTTAGTGTATTCGTTTGGGGAAGTTGTATAG
- the LOC105171287 gene encoding UPF0481 protein At3g47200, giving the protein MAGEINPGDIVNRIIKKLGNLPSGYPNPRTFIHNFRSVVERDNVYDPEIVAIGFYNHQKDYLKDMENFKLIYLKRFLGRNKYESDNNVNDVPVKESASSTNINVTASSSVKQSACSSVKVEGHVKESAESSVNAVVCENKNADKIVKAVVGMEERARKWYGGRTDRARGSDFVEMLVIDGCFLIELLRCYGLDNWRDPNDPIFRHESILSQLRHDIVLNENQLPFFVLNDLFEMTKSKDPKDDLIHLTLCFVEGMFLDLSIPGNLKFVKPDHLLGLIHDVWVLPFATNNVERNNQAAIGKWENINSASELQKTGIDFKISQDFNSLMDITFARKCLGAKLKIPQLNIYYETESQIRNLVAYEQYLPDGNPRYVSDYTFFLHCLINTSNDVELLRRSGIIGNWLGNDEEVSLMFNRLGKSILTSSKFSYSKIFSEVNMHYHSHRKKWWAELWREYFDGPWACAKFLAALTLLGLAISQTIFTIYPYYHPRKDS; this is encoded by the coding sequence ATGGCAGGGGAGATCAATCCGGGTGATATAGTTAATCGTATCATTAAGAAGCTTGGAAATTTGCCTTCTGGATATCCTAATCCTCGTACCTTCATACATAATTTCCGAAGCGTTGTTGAACGGGACAATGTTTATGATCCAGAAATAGTTGCAATCGGCTTCTACAATCACCAGAAAGATTACTTGAAAGATATGGAAAATTTCAAGCTCATATACCTCAAGCGCTTTCTTGGACGCAACAAATATGAATCAGATAATAACGTTAATGATGTACCGGTGAAAGAGAGTGCAAGTAGCACTAATATTAATGTTACAGCAAGTAGCAGTGTGAAACAAAGTGCATGCAGCAGTGTCAAAGTTGAGGGACATGTGAAAGAAAGTGCAGAGAGCAGTGTCAATGCTGTGGTATGTGAGAATAAAAATGCAGATAAAATTGTCAAGGCTGTGGTAGGCATGGAAGAACGTGCACGAAAATGGTATGGTGGAAGGACTGATCGAGCTAGGGGAAGcgattttgttgaaatgttGGTAATTGACGGATGCTTCCTCATTGAACTACTTCGTTGTTATGGTTTGGATAACTGGAGGGATCCAAATGACCCAATATTCAGGCACGAAAGCATCCTGAGCCAGCTGCGGCATGACATTGTTTTGAATGAGAACCAACTTCCGTTCTTTGTCTTGAATGATCTGTTCGAGATGACCAAAAGTAAAGATCCAAAAGACGACCTAATTCATCTTACTTTGTGTTTTGTCGAAGGTATGTTTCTAGACCTATCAATTCCTgggaatttaaaatttgtgaaaCCTGATCACCTATTAGGTCTAATACATGATGTTTGGGTTTTGCCTTTCGCAACTAATAATGTTGAGAGGAACAATCAAGCCGCTATTGGCAAGTGGGAGAACATAAACTCTGCCTCAGAGCTCCAAAAGACAGGAATCGACTTCAAAATTTCCCAAGACTTCAATAGCTTGATGGATATTACGTTTGCTCGTAAGTGTCTTGGTGCCAAACTGAAAATTCCACAactgaatatatattatgagaCAGAATCACAGATCAGAAACCTCGTAGCTTACGAACAATACCTTCCTGATGGGAACCCAAGATATGTCTCGgactatacattttttttgcaTTGTCTGATCAACACCTCGAATGATGTCGAGTTGCTGCGTCGTAGTGGAATAATTGGAAACTGGTTAGGAAACGATGAAGAGGTTTCTTTGATGTTTAATCGTCTCGGAAAATCTATCCTCACCTCTTCCAAATTCAGTTactctaaaatattttctgaagtCAACATGCATTATCATAGTCATCGTAAAAAATGGTGGGCGGAACTGTGGAGGGAATATTTTGATGGGCCATGGGCGTGTGCCAAGTTTCTCGCCGCCCTTACACTATTGGGTCTTGCTATCTCACAGACGATTTTCACTATCTATCCATATTATCATCCCAGAAAAGACTCCTAG